One genomic window of Psychrobacillus sp. INOP01 includes the following:
- a CDS encoding methyl-accepting chemotaxis protein: MRKSIKWKIIVSVMLLIIVSMAPLITISTNTISEKTEKDLIDQSHVIVDGMSTTIQNYLAAYEKGLLQLSTSKDIVDFQNSAKETDEVLANQLEKQLDTRFNEFVSLYDAVASVYIALPDKSINIIPEADLGADFDPSSREWYINAVSNKDNFSWSRPFVDAATGEYAISGAKAVIKDGQVVGVLAIDLLLSKLTETVANNELGYEGYPIIVDADGNAIVHPTLFGENLSEYSSVETMLSSSSESGDVTDVNDGTITVFTSLPGLDWKLGAVYEENKINQTADSIRTLLITIVLSIEAVMFIVLYFIISRILKPIEQLKKLMDSIADGDLTVQAKIKSKDEIGQLAINFNKMATNMNEIIQVVKESANNVQSNSESLSAVAEETNASAEQVSLAVSEIATGASKSAEDAGEVTESSVHLSEQINLINEKSVMMTDIATKANSMNSNGQNQMSELKASFHNWESNLTSMSTLFTTLEVKVKAIGSVMETIMEISAQTNLLALNASIEAARAGEHGKGFAVVADEVRKLAEQSAKATEQVKHTITELQSESYIVGEQMADTIKTFQEQGSVVTDTEVTFREISLLMNSLQTSIDTVSAEIEQVSNYKDQVVDTIQVMAATSEQTAAACEEVSASSDEQLRAIQSVAEASETLTELSDKLADAVNRFKV; encoded by the coding sequence ATGAGAAAATCAATTAAGTGGAAAATAATTGTTTCTGTTATGTTACTAATAATTGTTAGTATGGCACCTTTAATAACTATTAGTACGAACACTATAAGCGAAAAGACGGAAAAAGATTTAATTGATCAAAGCCATGTTATAGTTGATGGAATGTCCACAACGATTCAGAATTATTTAGCTGCATATGAAAAAGGGCTCCTACAATTATCCACTTCAAAAGATATTGTAGATTTTCAAAACAGTGCAAAAGAGACTGATGAAGTTTTAGCCAATCAACTAGAGAAGCAATTGGATACTAGGTTTAATGAATTTGTTTCTTTATATGACGCTGTAGCTTCTGTATATATAGCTCTACCAGATAAATCGATTAATATAATCCCAGAAGCAGACCTAGGAGCGGATTTTGATCCTTCCTCAAGGGAATGGTATATAAACGCTGTCTCAAACAAAGATAATTTCAGCTGGTCAAGACCTTTTGTAGATGCTGCTACTGGGGAATACGCTATTTCTGGTGCTAAAGCTGTTATAAAGGATGGTCAAGTGGTCGGTGTGCTTGCTATTGACCTTCTACTATCGAAGTTAACAGAAACGGTAGCAAACAATGAGTTAGGTTATGAAGGTTATCCGATTATTGTGGATGCGGATGGGAATGCTATTGTTCATCCAACTTTATTTGGTGAAAATTTATCCGAGTATTCATCCGTTGAAACGATGCTTTCTAGCTCCTCTGAAAGTGGAGATGTAACTGACGTAAATGATGGTACTATTACTGTATTTACCTCATTACCAGGATTAGATTGGAAACTAGGAGCTGTTTATGAGGAAAATAAGATAAATCAAACAGCCGACAGCATTCGTACATTGCTTATCACTATTGTATTATCTATTGAGGCAGTGATGTTTATTGTCTTATATTTCATCATCAGTCGTATTTTAAAACCAATCGAACAGCTAAAAAAGTTGATGGATTCTATTGCTGATGGAGATTTAACAGTTCAAGCAAAAATAAAATCCAAGGACGAAATTGGTCAGTTAGCAATAAACTTTAACAAAATGGCTACAAATATGAATGAAATTATTCAAGTAGTAAAAGAGTCTGCAAATAACGTGCAGTCGAATTCTGAAAGTTTAAGTGCAGTAGCGGAAGAAACAAATGCTTCTGCAGAACAAGTATCATTAGCTGTAAGTGAGATTGCAACTGGTGCCTCCAAATCAGCAGAAGATGCTGGAGAAGTAACTGAGAGTTCAGTTCACTTAAGTGAGCAAATCAATCTTATCAATGAAAAATCAGTAATGATGACTGATATAGCTACAAAAGCAAACTCCATGAATTCAAATGGACAAAACCAAATGAGTGAATTGAAAGCATCCTTTCATAACTGGGAATCTAATCTTACTTCGATGTCTACGTTGTTTACTACTTTAGAGGTTAAAGTAAAAGCGATTGGTAGTGTTATGGAAACTATTATGGAAATCTCTGCACAAACGAATCTACTCGCATTGAATGCAAGTATTGAAGCAGCTCGTGCAGGTGAGCATGGAAAAGGATTTGCAGTCGTTGCGGATGAAGTACGAAAACTTGCGGAGCAATCTGCAAAAGCAACAGAGCAAGTAAAACATACTATTACAGAGCTCCAAAGTGAATCCTATATTGTAGGGGAACAAATGGCAGACACAATCAAAACATTCCAAGAACAAGGATCTGTTGTAACTGATACAGAAGTGACATTCAGAGAAATTTCTTTACTGATGAATAGTTTGCAAACTTCCATTGATACAGTATCAGCAGAAATTGAACAGGTTTCCAACTATAAAGATCAAGTCGTAGATACAATTCAAGTGATGGCTGCAACTTCGGAGCAAACTGCTGCGGCATGTGAAGAAGTGAGTGCATCATCTGATGAGCAGCTACGAGCAATTCAATCGGTAGCGGAAGCCTCCGAGACCTTAACAGAGCTTAGTGATAAACTAGCAGATGCAGTGAACCGTTTCAAAGTTTAA
- the metA gene encoding homoserine O-succinyltransferase: MPINIPKQLPAAEHLKREKIFIMDTDRAIAQDIRPLNIIILNLMPEKEKTELQLLRLLGNTSLQVNVTFLHMATHDSKNVSKTHLDTFYTTFKEIEHRKYDGMIITGAPIEHLQFEHVNYWSEMTEIMDWSKTHVTSVLHICWGAQAALYHHYGIGKYGLPKKCFGVFSHRLTDPTVQLVRGFNDEFYAPVSRYTAVSYDEIKQDPRLALLSNSEDAGVFLVISKDKKHIMITGHLEYDATTLSDEYQRDIEKGVEIDIPENYFPNDDPTQKPLNSWRSHTHLLFSNWLNYYVYQETPYEWE, from the coding sequence TTGCCAATAAATATACCAAAACAATTGCCAGCAGCTGAACATCTTAAAAGAGAAAAAATATTTATCATGGATACTGATCGAGCAATAGCCCAAGATATACGTCCATTAAACATTATTATCTTGAATCTAATGCCCGAAAAAGAGAAAACCGAACTTCAATTACTGCGGTTATTAGGGAATACTTCGCTACAAGTAAATGTAACATTTCTACATATGGCAACACATGATTCAAAAAATGTTAGTAAAACGCATTTGGATACTTTCTATACGACGTTCAAGGAGATAGAACATCGAAAATATGATGGGATGATCATCACAGGTGCTCCAATTGAGCATCTACAATTTGAACACGTTAATTATTGGAGTGAAATGACTGAAATAATGGACTGGTCCAAAACACATGTGACTTCTGTTCTGCATATTTGTTGGGGGGCGCAGGCAGCTCTTTATCATCATTATGGTATTGGTAAATATGGCTTGCCGAAAAAATGTTTTGGGGTATTTAGTCATCGGTTAACCGATCCAACTGTACAGTTAGTTCGAGGATTTAATGATGAATTTTACGCACCAGTGTCTCGTTACACAGCGGTGTCCTACGACGAGATTAAACAAGATCCTCGACTGGCATTGCTTTCCAATTCAGAAGATGCAGGTGTTTTCCTAGTAATATCCAAGGATAAAAAGCATATTATGATTACCGGTCACTTAGAATATGATGCAACTACACTTTCTGACGAGTATCAAAGAGATATTGAAAAAGGGGTGGAAATCGATATACCAGAAAATTATTTTCCGAATGATGATCCAACACAAAAACCATTGAATTCTTGGCGGTCACATACGCATTTGCTTTTTTCAAATTGGTTGAATTATTATGTGTACCAAGAAACTCCTTATGAGTGGGAATAA
- a CDS encoding LysM peptidoglycan-binding domain-containing protein, giving the protein MKKVLPIFIIFVLFLSFGPIQSTAAGNSLSVGTVQIDNVNVLSLPKQGSTIITTLKKGEEFPVLSTASGDSSTVIMHTVISGNTLWKISKQYGIPISELQKTNKLTSTEIRIGQKLIIPQTHKLYTVIKGDTLWKISKKFEVTINDLTKLNNLQSSNLVVGQKLNIPDYYVQVQLLGGKKGWINKSLLKQKNQQRIVMGWKYNGSSRNYAQQLNHSNLNVVSPRWYTLSNTGNFVSITADTKYLKDAHSKGKKVWPLIGNKFDPVLTDSVLSNPAKRQKLVSTLKDSLVQTKSDGINVDFENINPKNKQDFVRFVTELKKALQPHGIKVSVDVTRENKDPFWSGSLDRKALGQVADYIIMMGYDEHWGGSPVAGSVASMPWVKEGVELLTKDVPSHKIILAVPFYTREWVTNLTTKKVKSIDRTMSEVEQIISSKRLIKVWDQNTQQNYVEYTANREKHQIWVEDKQSIKLRINLANQFNLGGAAAWYIGSETPDIWNVYHFNK; this is encoded by the coding sequence GTGAAAAAAGTACTTCCTATTTTTATTATATTTGTCTTATTTTTAAGTTTTGGACCTATACAGAGTACAGCTGCTGGTAATTCACTTTCAGTAGGGACTGTTCAAATAGATAACGTTAACGTATTAAGTTTACCTAAACAAGGTTCGACTATTATCACCACTTTAAAAAAAGGGGAAGAATTCCCTGTCCTATCCACTGCTTCTGGAGACTCATCTACCGTTATAATGCATACTGTAATTTCTGGAAATACATTATGGAAAATTTCAAAGCAATACGGAATTCCAATAAGTGAACTTCAGAAGACAAACAAGCTTACTTCGACAGAAATCCGAATTGGACAGAAATTAATAATTCCACAAACACACAAACTATATACTGTTATAAAAGGTGATACTTTATGGAAAATTTCCAAAAAGTTCGAAGTAACTATTAATGATTTAACCAAATTGAACAATCTACAGTCTTCAAACCTAGTTGTCGGGCAAAAATTAAACATTCCTGATTATTACGTACAAGTTCAGTTGTTAGGTGGGAAAAAAGGCTGGATTAATAAATCACTTTTAAAACAAAAGAATCAGCAACGAATCGTCATGGGTTGGAAGTATAATGGAAGTTCACGAAATTATGCCCAACAATTGAACCATTCTAATTTAAATGTGGTTTCACCCCGTTGGTATACTTTAAGCAATACAGGAAATTTTGTTTCCATTACAGCGGATACAAAATATCTGAAGGATGCACATAGCAAAGGCAAGAAAGTTTGGCCACTAATTGGGAATAAATTCGACCCTGTTTTAACTGATTCAGTATTAAGTAATCCTGCAAAACGTCAAAAATTAGTATCGACGCTTAAAGATTCTTTAGTCCAAACAAAAAGCGATGGAATAAATGTGGACTTTGAAAATATCAATCCGAAAAACAAGCAAGATTTTGTCCGCTTCGTAACCGAACTTAAAAAAGCACTTCAGCCACATGGAATTAAAGTATCTGTTGACGTTACTCGTGAAAACAAGGATCCTTTTTGGTCTGGAAGTCTAGACCGTAAAGCATTAGGTCAAGTTGCTGACTACATCATTATGATGGGTTATGACGAGCATTGGGGAGGTAGTCCAGTAGCGGGGTCTGTAGCTTCTATGCCATGGGTTAAAGAAGGCGTTGAACTATTAACTAAAGACGTACCATCTCACAAAATCATCTTGGCAGTACCCTTCTACACAAGAGAATGGGTTACTAATCTAACGACAAAAAAAGTGAAAAGTATCGACCGCACAATGAGTGAGGTGGAGCAAATTATCTCCTCAAAACGTCTTATAAAAGTTTGGGATCAAAATACCCAGCAAAATTATGTAGAATATACCGCAAACCGGGAGAAGCACCAAATATGGGTGGAGGATAAACAATCTATTAAACTTCGTATCAACCTTGCTAACCAATTTAACCTAGGCGGTGCAGCTGCTTGGTACATTGGCTCTGAAACTCCTGACATTTGGAATGTATACCATTTCAATAAGTAA
- a CDS encoding metallophosphoesterase family protein, with protein MKRTLVISDIHGELEKFEQLLGEVEYDPENDQLILLGDYVDRGPNAKGVIEKVMSLQESGAQLLKGNHEDMMIKALTTDVERSWNHWVKLCGGDKTLFSYGFSENDLAVSEEKFQKPILQSVVLQQHLEFVQGLENYIETSDYIFVHAGVHPTTPISETNPHVLMWIRDEFHKNYDGEKIIVFGHTETNSLHGEPENYNVYFGSNRIIGIDGGAVYGGQLNCLELPSQKVYKVK; from the coding sequence ATGAAAAGAACCCTGGTAATAAGTGATATTCACGGTGAATTAGAGAAGTTTGAACAATTGCTTGGCGAAGTAGAATACGATCCTGAAAATGATCAATTAATCTTATTAGGTGATTACGTGGACCGAGGTCCAAATGCAAAAGGTGTTATCGAAAAAGTGATGAGTTTACAAGAAAGTGGAGCTCAATTACTGAAGGGGAATCATGAAGATATGATGATAAAAGCGTTAACGACAGATGTAGAAAGGTCATGGAACCATTGGGTTAAGTTGTGCGGTGGAGATAAAACTTTATTTAGCTATGGTTTCTCAGAGAATGACCTTGCTGTAAGTGAAGAAAAATTTCAAAAACCAATTTTACAATCAGTTGTCCTACAGCAACACTTAGAATTTGTGCAAGGATTAGAAAATTACATAGAAACCTCCGACTATATTTTTGTCCACGCGGGTGTACACCCTACGACACCTATTTCTGAGACAAATCCACATGTCTTAATGTGGATTAGGGACGAATTTCATAAAAATTATGACGGGGAAAAGATTATCGTATTCGGGCATACAGAAACAAACTCACTTCATGGAGAACCAGAAAATTACAATGTCTACTTTGGAAGTAATAGAATCATCGGGATTGATGGTGGAGCTGTATACGGTGGACAATTGAATTGTCTAGAGTTACCTAGTCAGAAAGTGTATAAAGTAAAATAA
- a CDS encoding MATE family efflux transporter, giving the protein MNETLRNTPTKKLFLTYLIPSLLGMLLMAVNILVDGIFVSNGIGPEALAGINIAVPIFSILLSISLWIGMGGATLYSISLGENNSKKASSIFTQSFFLAVIVVGVLVIISLWKQKEIAYLFGASDEIFPYVKDYLHIILLFGVIYVMENILSIFIRNDGNPKLAMLGLGTTSLLNIVFNYLFIFVMDLGVEGAAYATVLSTAIGLLVLLLHFTRKTSMLKFTNLRFELKTVTEILKIGLPSFIVEGSAAMTIIAYNVTFMHFVGAVGVTSYAVVNYLHAVFIMLFIGIGAALQPIVSFHYGAKLYNRLQQFLKLGVITGILFGACILLVGWLFGDVIVSLFGVTSEEVFTYTKTGISMFFIGYLFLGFNLVYAEYYQAIKKIKLSSIIIISRSIVLFLPLLWLLPTYLGSDYIWLAFPIAEGITAIGLVIARYTLKALAPSKDPSAKGIQVVKS; this is encoded by the coding sequence ATGAATGAAACATTAAGAAACACGCCAACCAAAAAATTATTTCTAACTTATTTAATCCCTTCCTTACTTGGAATGCTGCTAATGGCTGTCAATATATTAGTCGACGGCATTTTCGTTAGTAATGGAATCGGACCAGAAGCACTTGCAGGTATAAACATAGCGGTACCTATTTTCTCTATTTTACTATCCATTTCCCTCTGGATTGGGATGGGGGGAGCAACGCTATATTCCATTTCACTTGGAGAAAATAATAGTAAAAAAGCAAGCTCCATCTTTACACAATCATTTTTCCTAGCAGTAATCGTTGTTGGGGTACTAGTAATTATAAGTTTATGGAAGCAAAAAGAAATCGCTTATTTGTTTGGTGCAAGTGATGAAATCTTCCCTTATGTAAAAGACTATCTTCATATTATCCTTCTGTTTGGTGTCATTTATGTGATGGAAAATATATTAAGTATTTTTATACGAAATGATGGAAATCCAAAGCTTGCGATGCTTGGACTTGGAACTACTTCACTTCTAAATATTGTATTTAACTATCTATTTATTTTTGTAATGGATCTTGGTGTTGAAGGCGCTGCCTATGCTACTGTTCTATCAACCGCTATTGGACTACTCGTTTTACTACTCCATTTCACTCGAAAAACGAGTATGTTGAAATTTACTAATTTAAGATTTGAGCTAAAGACAGTTACTGAAATATTGAAAATCGGTTTGCCAAGCTTTATTGTAGAAGGTTCTGCGGCAATGACAATTATTGCGTATAATGTGACGTTTATGCACTTTGTTGGAGCAGTTGGTGTTACTTCATATGCTGTTGTGAATTATTTACATGCGGTTTTCATCATGCTATTTATCGGCATCGGTGCGGCTCTCCAACCTATTGTTAGCTTTCACTATGGAGCAAAGTTATATAATCGACTTCAGCAATTTTTGAAATTAGGTGTGATTACAGGGATTTTATTCGGAGCTTGTATATTACTAGTTGGTTGGTTGTTCGGAGATGTGATTGTTTCGTTATTCGGAGTTACCTCCGAAGAAGTTTTTACTTATACGAAGACAGGCATTTCCATGTTTTTCATCGGCTATTTATTTTTAGGTTTTAATCTAGTTTATGCCGAATACTACCAGGCGATTAAAAAGATTAAACTTTCTTCTATTATAATAATTTCCAGAAGTATTGTGCTTTTCTTACCACTATTATGGTTATTACCAACCTATCTAGGCAGTGATTACATTTGGCTTGCCTTCCCAATAGCAGAAGGAATTACAGCAATTGGTTTAGTAATCGCAAGATATACATTAAAAGCATTAGCCCCATCCAAAGATCCATCAGCAAAAGGCATACAAGTAGTCAAGTCTTAA